Genomic DNA from Orcinus orca chromosome 6, mOrcOrc1.1, whole genome shotgun sequence:
ACTAAGCCCTTGAGTCTGAGCGTCTCCAGCAAGCTGGGAATTCGAGCAGGGCAGGGAATTTCAGTTCACGCTCAGGGAGTCCCAGTCCCCTGCTGGCAAGAGACTGGCATGACAGGATTGAGCAAGTCACTCCTGAGCTCAGCAACAACCTTCCTGCTAGGGTGGAGTGAGCAGGTACAAAAGACAAGCAATCTTGATGGTCAGTTGTCTGAAATTTCCGTAACAGGACTCTGCTGAGGCACGTGGGAGCCTGTGAGGGACCATGGGAAGGCTGGTCCACTTAAGCCAGGATGTGTGCACATTAACCTTGGCTTCCCACCTGACGCTGCTGTGACCCTTCTGAGTCACATTCCTTCGCCTGGGCACCCTCCTGCATGGCTCTCAGCCCAACTCCCACCAGGCAGGGAGGATGTGCCTGTCACAAGACTTCCTATGATCTTTGGGGATGTTTTAGGAAAACACCGAAGAGTGTGGTTCAGTCAGTCTAGGCCCTGTGTCCCTCACCCTGGGGGCCACAATAGGGGCTGGGCCCCCAACCCTTAGGCACAGAATCaccattcagggacttccctggtggcgtagtagttaagaatccgcccgccaatgcaggggacacaggttcaagccatggtccaggaagatcccacatgacatggagcaactaagcccatgcgccacaactactgagcttacgtgctccgcaacaagagaagccagcgcaacgagaagcctgtgtaccgcaacgaagagtagcccccactcgacgcaactagagaaagcccgtatgcagcaacgaagactcaacgcagccaaaataaataaataaacagaaattgttaaaaaaaaaaaaaaaaaagaatcaccattCAGAAGAGGGACACATTCATGCTTCTTCCCATCTGGCTTTTCTGCATCCTGCTAGCAGTGGATACACTTTGCTAAGTGTTGAGTCCTATCAGAGGAAGAGATTCCTGCCCCTGCCTCCTGGTTTGATGGTATGTTGAGCCATCCTGGATTTCCTTAGGAAACAGTGAGGCGGGGGCATCTCACAGTCCCCCATACCACACCATGAGGAAGCCACAGCACTTCCTGCCCTTACTCTCTCCTCTGTGGTAGGTCAGATGGTGGGAATGCAGAGGAGAGGTGCCACCTTCTGAGAGGAATGAGGTGTCCAAAACAGAGTTCCCTCCCATCCACTCAGGGCAGCCTCTTTGTCTTTCTGCGTCCcagtctctcctcccacccccaaacaTGCCTGGTGTCTGAACACTAGGATGCCACACCTGCCCCCTTTCTGTGTCCCTAGTCCCATCCTCTTCCTCATGTTCTGTGCATCTAGAGTTTCTCTGTGATCTCTCTTGCTGATCCAGTGTTCCAAGGGCACATTCAACCACCCTTTTATACCCACACGGGCCCTCAGTTGGCCACCAACTCCTAGGCCCTAATAGAAACTTGCCATGGTAACTTCCAGAATCTACCTCTACTTCTGCCTCCAGCTTTGGTTCTCCATACTACTCCTTCCACCCCACAGCCATGGTACCTTCCCAGATCCTCACTTACCCTTTTGAGTCTTTGCCCAAATTCTGTTACATGTGAGCGAAACCCTTCTTCTCCTAATACACAAAGTCTTACCTCATTAAtgcttccttctttctactaACCACCAGCAAAGTGTCTGTGCTTTTTCCAAGGCCATCTCATGAACTTGGACATTCACTCCCATCCCCTCACCTCTACACCACTACATGGCTCCAGCAGTTCTCCCTGCATCATCAGTTTACCCCTCCTCGACTGCATCATTTCTGTCAACATCCAACATCTTATGtctctcatctttaaaaaaaaaaaaaaaaaaaaaaaaaaccctctctggGTTCCACTTCCTCCTACAGCTCTAGCCCCATTTTTCTGCACCTCTGTGGAACAAACCTCCTTTGAAGGAATTGATTACACTTGCTATCACCACACTTGCTATCACCAATTGCtctcctctcattctctcttgAATCCATTCCACTTCACCTCCATCACACGCGAGTCTGTTCTTCTCAAGGCCATGAGTGATGTCTGTGCTGCTAAATCTAGTGGTCAACTCCACACCCTCATCTTACTTGGCCAATTCACAACTTTTCGTGCAATTGATCATTTTCTCCTTGCAATATGACAGTATGCCACACTTTTCTggatttcctccttcctccctggctcCTGCTTTTCAGTCTCCTCTGCTTacttgttcctctttttcttcccaaTTTCTTAACGTTGGAATGTCCCAGAGCCAAGTCCTTAGATCTCTCCTTCATTGATACTCATTCCTTTGGTAACCTTATCTGGTCCCACAATTATacatccatctctccatctctttctctctctctccagccaggACGCTCCCTGAGCACTATAAGGCTTctgtgttgagaacagactgTTGGAGATATGGTCTCAGGAAGAAGCAGGAGACTGTGAAACTATTGTAGTATTAGTAGCAGCAGAGGAGGTAAGACAAGGtcattttctgaattttgaagGTAGAGACAACAGGATTTACTAATAGACCAGAAGCAGATTGTTAGATGCAAAAGTCATGGCTGACACCAATATTTCTGGTCTGAACAACTGGCAAGAGAAAGGTGCCATTAACTGATGTGGAAGCAGGTTTGGTATGTGTgattgggtggtggtggtggtctggGGAATCAGTTCACTTTTGAAACAAATACTGGACATCCGAGTATATACACTTTTGATTAGACAATTTGGGCATATGAGACTGTCTACCCCATAAGATAATGATCTGCATGGAGGCAAGGCCAGTGTCTAGGTGACTGTTGTGTCTGgcatagttcctggcacacagtaagtactcaaaCATTTTAACTGTTGAATGCAAGATGCCTCTCGAAGTCATTTTTATTGTGACTCTTTGGAGACATTATCATCAACTGATTTTCATTCTAGGAGGCATTTATTCCATGCAGCTGAAAGGCAGTGGGGGGTCAAACAGGTAACAGGGCTACAGCAAGCTCCCAGATGGGTTACCCCTTAAAATCTAATCAATAACAACAGGGTGCAGAGAGGGGAGATTCTATCAATTGCTTCTGACATCTATCATATTAGCTATGTGCCTTTGATAAACACAAAGCACCTCTTCAAGAATGAAGCACTCTTAACACTCCTCTAAAAACCTTCCCTCCGGATTGTGGGAATATATAAAAGTTATCAATGAATTGTGCCTGTGGGCCAAAAGTGCACTGGATTCTTGGCTTCTACTTCTTGTACTACGTCATGCACACTTTGCTCCTCTGGGGCCCAAAGACAACACGGGAAGCCATGACAGAAGTCAAGCCTGATCTTTACCTCCAATGCATCTTAGATGAGGGTCTTCCTTCTCTGCTCAGGTCCCTTTATCCACAGTCCAGGGTGGAGCTGAAAGAGTTGTGTGGAATGCTggcccatttgtaaaatgggtttaAGCTCCCATACCATATGGGAAGTACAATCTACCTCCTCTACTTTCTCCGTCACatatcacattaaaaacaaagaggCACAAACAGGTGGTTCTTTGCTTAGAGGTACACAGTATATTTGGAGAGGGCCCTGCCTCACCTGCATATTAATGGAATGATGATGACAGCCTTCTTCAGGAGGATGCAGAAGTTTGGGAACCTATGAACTCCTTTTTCCTGGACTGGGTATTCTCCTTGTATAGACAAGTGCCTTCTGCTGAGGTGAGAGTTGAGACATGGGATGGATTTTCTGGCTGAGTGGCACAAGTCAGCTGAGGACAGTGCTTGGAGCTGTTGCAGGAAAGGCGCAGGAACCAGGATTGGCTGGACTGAAGGGAGTGTCGCTGGAACTCACTGTCTAGGCACTGGAGGACATCAAAGAAGGCCacatcttcctcctccttctctgacTGAGCTCCCTTCACAGGGCATTTGGTGGGAGGTGGTCTCTTCTCAACATTTTCTGTCTTGGTTTTGGCCACCTTCTCATCCTTAGAGAGGAGAATGGATTCCTTATGCCCTTGACCTTTCACCTTGGGGTTAATCCAGTGTGTAAAATGCTTCATCTTATTTCCCAGTCCAGCTTCTGCAGCTTCTGTAAGGGTAGGGCTCTTGTGAGTATGGGCTGTCTTTACCAGACCCTGCTCTTGGCCCTACAAAGTGCGGCCCTACAAATTTTGGCCCTGCAAAGCTTGGATCTGAAAAATGTGGCTCCTTTAAATGCTGGACTTGCAAAATGTGGGCCAGCAAGTTGGTCCTGTAAGATCTGGCCCTTTAAGCCCTGAACACTCCAGATCTGACATTCTCAGGAATCCTTGTTTGGGTGAGGCCATTCAACTTGCCCTAACAGCCTTATAGACTATTCTTATCTGGTCCTTTTGTCCCAAGGAATCCTGGAGGATGCTCTAGGAACTCAAGGTAAAGGGAGAAGCTGGTGAAGGTACTGACAGGGGGCACTAAGCTGACAGGATGGAGATGGTAGCTCTAAAGATCCAGACAGATCCTTGCTAGTCCCTACTCACTCAACACAACCATCCTGGCCAAACTTAAATTTTACCTGAGAAAGATCCTGGAGATACATTTGGGAAGTCAGGGGCTCTGGGGGTTCTACTTAGAAGTGTCCCTACTGGAACCTTGGCAGGGTAGATGTTCTCTCTGGTTGGAGAGAGCCTCGGCGCTGCACCCCCTTCTCTGTGATTCTCTGATGCTTTGAGTTACCCTGGGTCCTCTGTTCTCCCTGCTGGTGCAGGGAGTTATTCTCACCTTTGCAGAGGCCTGGGGCTCAGGGATCTTCCAGGCAGGGGTTGTTCACACTGGCCTCCAGCTGAACACAAGCACCTGGGCCTCTGTTATGTCCCCACTGGGCTGTGAGATCCTGGAGGCCCATGGGAAGAACCATTAGGACTGCTCTGGAACTAGCTTGCTTTTGGTTCTGCTGTACTGCACAGGATTTATACACTGCTGCTTACATGAGATTGAGCCAGAGACTCTGTTGGGCCCCCAACAGGCCCAGGCACCATCTTTGTGATTGGAGATTGGCTAGTGAGAGCCATGGCCAGAGCCATGGCCTTGGAGAGTGCCACAGTACAAAGAGCCCACCGTTCTGACAGGAAGGCCAAAACTTGTCTCCAGTTTCTCAAAGCCTCCCTGGGAGGGCACCTGGGTAGGTGCTAATCAAGGTGATCAGTAACAGCGTCTGGTGAGGCTTACTGCTGCCGGTTAAGGCCTGTCAGTATTCAGGGTGTCACTTCCTAGTCCATGTAGGGACTGATGGCTGCCTCTATGTCTTAAGGGCTTACTTTCCGGGGTGCAAGGGAGCCGAGTTGCTGCCAGGGCCCCTGGAATTCTGCAGACCCAGTGATTTGAGTCCCAACCGCTGCAGATGTGGGCAGGGACAATCCCCTAGCAGATCCTCTCATATTTTTAGCCAATATGGCTCTACAACATCACCATGGCCTGGGAAGCAACTGTGGGCTGGCACTACTGGCCACAATAGATCAGAAGAGGCCACTATCCCCTCTGGCCTCTGGGTCTGCAGGCTAGGGGACACTCACCCTGGTCAGTGTGCTGCactggggcaggggctgctggCCAGCAGGGCATAGAAGCAACTGGATGGACTGCTGGATCTTCTGGGGCAGACCCCAGCAATAGTAAATCAAACAGCCAAATCAACCACTTCTGAAGGTGGAACTCCACCAGCTCAGGGCATGCTCCAGGAAAATACTACCTTGCTCTTGAGGACTGAAATGGGCTTCCCCAAACAGGTAGGCCCCTAAGTCTCAGGAGACAGGCTTCAGCATGTCTCAGGGCTTATGCTGTATGGTTCTATGCATCTACAGAGATCTCTGGGCAACAGCTGGCAAGCCCCACAGAAGCTGGAGCTGCCTTTGAAGCGAAGGTGCCACTGCAAGGCTTCACACTTGGCCAGAGTCAGAAATGGGACATTGACATAGGCTTGTTAATAGAAAGATGAAGAAGCCCAAATTCAGGTATGTGGGAAGAAGGTGGGTCTAACTGAGGTAAGAGGAAATTTTAGACAGTTTGGAGATTAACAAAtcattgaagaaaaagaaaccaggcTCCACTTTTGTGGCAAGATGTCTAGGGGTGGACCAGGGACTCAATGTGCATAAAAGAGGAACCATAGAAAGGTAGCTGTGTTCTGCTGCAGACAGGACACTGAGGCCTCAGCATGACCCCCAAGCAATGGACAGAGACCACTTATAAACTGAAAGATGATAGAGGGTAGAGCCAGAGTCACAGAGTTTGGGATTTGTTTGCAGTGACATCTGCACTGGTTCCATAGCGTAtccttgaaaaacagaaagcttGGGTGGACTTGCTTACCTCCCATGAACCCCAGGTCAGGGAGATAAAAGCCCATCTTTTCAACAGAGGCCTTAGAGGTAGCATTCATGATGAAAGAAATGGTAGTGTTTTCCCCCAGGCTTGGAAAATTTGGGGGCCGTGTGACATAAGTTGCCACAGGAATCTTCCACAGATCTTGGGAGCCCTCAGGTGCAGAAATGCatgcatttatatacacatacttaAAGATACATCAGGGATTTGGGGACACAGGAACATGAAATGAAGGGAATGAAAGGTCATGGGGTATTTTAGGTTTGTGAGCTTTGGGTtcagggaaagaaagggaatCAGATATTCAAGGGCTGCTGGCCTTATTTCTCTGGAACACATTCAGAGTTCTCTTCTTCTTGTCTTGCTGGTTCACAGGAATCCTAGGCTCTTCAAGGCTTGAAGAAGACAGAGCTCCCACGTCCCAGGGTACCTCTGGCCCTTGACATTCCTGCCTTAGCTGCTGGTCGTCCGCCCAGTATTCGTGGATGCTGACTGCACTGGCAGACTTGGTGGTTGACTTAGTGGCTGACCTGGCAACTAACTGGGTTAAGGATTTCTGACTTGTTAGTTGTGACACTATGCGGGTTGCTGATGGAAGCGAAAGCTCTTTGGAGTGCAGGGAATCCTGACTCTGCTCAAAAGAGAGACTAGACGTGGACAAAACCTCTAGGCAAGAGAAGCCCTGCGATGTCCCCAAAGAAGTAGTGGTAGTCAGGGTGTTCTCACCCGATAGCAACTGCTGAATCTCCAGAGCCACAGCGTTGCAGGTTTGGCAGCAGGGATCTGCACACAGCAGCCGCCGCACACTCCCCTCCTGAGGAAGCCAGCCCTGGCTGGGAAGGGAAACGTGGCAACTGCTTGTTACTGATGGAATGACATCTGCCTCTTTTCAAGGGTGTGGCCTGGAGATTGGCCAGTAAGCTCTGCGTTCTACCCCCAGGTTGTTTTTGCCACGGCTATTCTCTAGAAACATTCAGCAGGTTAGGGCTAGCTAACTTGGGCAAAGTCTCAGACAACTGAAAGGAACGCATGGCCTTGAGAGCCTGGGAGGTGGGTGAGTTCTCTGCTGACCTGTGCTGAGTAGCTGAACTAGGAGAAGGCAACCAGGCAGATGGGGGAGCCAATGGTTAGCTGATGGCGCAGCACCAGGAACATCACCAGATAGAACCTGGAGTCAGCCTCGTTTGGGGCTACGGAGGTCCTTGTGGGAACTCTGCATTCTGGGGATTACAGGGCATACACAACATCTCTTGGAAGACAATCCCTATTCTCTAGAGATCTTAAGAGGGGGACAATATGACAAGCTCCTGCCTGAGGGCTGTCCCAGGAACTGGCCTCCCTGAAGACAAAACCAGAGGAGGTATGTCAGCAGGGTCCAGGGGTCTGCCCTTGAAAGGGTCTAGCTGTaaagagaatatgaaaatgatGACTGATCTATGCACTTAATTAATTATCTATCCTCCTAACTTGTCTTGTGGTTGAGTGAAAACCCATGTAGTTTTAAATCCTGCACTAGTCAAATCCTGAATTCCAGGACCTTTGTGAGCCTAGCCCAGAGCAGAACTGCAGGACTCCTGTCTCCTGAGGCGTCTGATCCCACCCTCTCCTCTGGGAACCCCCAACCAGTGTCCAGGCTCCACTGTGTCTGGCTACGTCCCAGCCATTATGCTCCTCCCCAACCCTGCCCCAGGCCAAGCGGAGAAATGATCACAGGCCAGGCTGGGAGTTGGGAGACTGCAAAGAGCAAGAGATCACCTTCTCATGACAGAGAGCAGCTCCCACGGCTTCTCAGCTTCTTCCCGGGAATGTCTCCTAGCTGAGAAACCAGGAGACAGTGTTACATGGAACGGGAGAGGATTCAGGGACATCCTACAGGAAGCTGGAGACCTTTGAATGACAGGAGACGGCAAACCCCAACAGCCAGTGCTCTGAGGCACGTCTGACTACAACTTAACCAGGTATGATGTGCTCTCCTGGACCTAATCTCCTTTGACCTTCACAACCACACTATGAGTGAGACAGCATCATCatgcccattttatggataacAAGACTGAGAGCAGAAGTGACGTCCACTGGGTTATAAAACTAGTAAATGACACAGTTAAGGACAGAGCCCTTACTTCCTCACTCCCCTACTTCCTCTTCACTCCCAGGGGTAAGGTGGAGAATTCTGGAACATTCCCAGGCTCTGATTTCCCACCCAAAAAAGTCTTCTGGGAGAATCTGTCAACTTGGGGAAATTGGGCCTTCAGTGGTTAGAGCACCTGGTGCCTGGCACCAGGGGTCATTGAGGGACAGGGCTCATGGGAGCCTCACCCACAGTGGAGAGAAGTCAGAGCAGAGACTGGAACGTTACCTCTTGATGTTTTATCTTTAGCCCTTTGTTTGACTCTCCAGTGATGCTTAAAGGCAAAAGACAGTGTGAAGCTGGGGTGCTCTCTTCTTTTCATGTCTAAACTGAGACAaaacttgcaaatatttcccaAGCTTTTTCTGTGTTCCAATTTTACACATTCTCCTACCTTTATTTTTCCTACTCTACCTTTTTCACACcatcatttcctttctcttatttctgATTCATTTTTAGGCTCTT
This window encodes:
- the SPATA31F3 gene encoding protein FAM205C, encoding MLRPTFILWDVAYPLYTYGSIIIIPLIIWQVRKNHQDLRLGPNRSAAGFTLSFAFKHHWRVKQRAKDKTSRARRHSREEAEKPWELLSVMRSQGWLPQEGSVRRLLCADPCCQTCNAVALEIQQLLSEAAEAGLGNKMKHFTHWINPKVKGQGHKESILLSKDEKVAKTKTENVEKRPPPTKCPVKGAQSEKEEEDVAFFDVLQCLDSEFQRHSLQSSQSWFLRLSCNSSKHCPQLTCATQPENPSHVSTLTSAEGTCLYKENTQSRKKEFIGSQTSASS